CTTCCGCAGATTTATGATGCGGGGAACAGAGAAAGTCGAAATAGAAGCCGGACTACTGGCTATTGCACATAACCTGCTCAAAAAGGCTTCATAGAGAGCCTGTTTTCTTCGCCAAAAGAAAACAGATCATCAATAGCATTTACAGCAGATGAGCCTGGAAAGAAAAAAGTAAAGGCTGCCTCAACACTTTTGAGACAGCCTCTTTTTTCGTTACTGGAGCGAGATGGGTACTGGTGTAAAGCAGATAACAAAAACAATGAGCGCTATCCAGCCCAGTACCTGCCGGGCGGGACTCAGCGGTTCGTCGTGCTTTACAGGCGGGTGCCCCACTCCGATAACCCTGCCGATAAGAAAGGCAAAGAGCAGCCATCCTGTGAAGCCTTCCACTGCCGGGTAAAATGCTTTGATCGTAAACTGAGCCGCAAAGATGGCCGCCGCCACAAAAAGCCTCTTTTGCTTGTCCTGCGTAAAGCTGAATAGGCACACATAGAGAAAGCCAAGGTACAGCAGGGCATTGAACAGCAGCTCTACAGGGGGCAGAAACGGGGATATTAGGCCCAGGCCACTGTAGAATAACAGGCCTACGTACAGGGTGCCCGCCACCATCTTATGCTTTCGCAGGCCTATGAGGCCGTACAGGATGTGGCCGCCATCCAGCTGGCCGATTGGCAGCAGGTTAAGCGCGGTAAAGAATAGCGCCCAGAAGCCTGCCATAAGCCAGGGGTAATGGCTCATCTCCGCCGCAGGTGGTAGCCGGTCAGGGTCTGCCACTACCTTTTCGAAAAAGAGCATGGTGAGGTTCTTGCCGAATTTGAATGAGGTGGTGCTGTCTGTGGAAACGGCTTCTATCGACTCCTCCAGGGTGCTTCCCTGCCCCACATACTCCGGATGAATGTCATAAATATAATCGTAGGTAGGGAGGTGGCTGTAACCATAGTATAATACCCCTATGGCAATGACAAAACCGGCCAGAGGCCCGGCTATGCCTATGTCGAAGTATTCCCTGCGGGACTGTATACGCTGCTTTATCCGGATAAAGGCTCCCATGGTACCCAGAAATATGGGTATGAAGGGAATGAAATAGGGTAATGAGGTCTTGACTCCGTTGCGCCGGGCAGTTAAGTAATGCCCTGCCTCATGTATCGCCAGAATGCCAAGAAACGGTACGGAAAATGCCATGCCATCCAGAAACTCTTCGTAGCTGATGGGCATGGTAAAAAGTATTTTGCTATGTATCCAGAACACACCCGCCAGGGTGGTAGTGAGGAAAGTGACAATAAGTAAGGTAATATGCAGTAATGCCTGCTTAAGGTTGGGGTTCATATGAAAAAATTTCGAAAAGGCTGTCCGGTTTGGTTACTAGTATGGTGCTTAGCCCGGTTTGCCTGGCACCTGCCAGGTTCTCTTCCAGGTCATCCAGGAAAATACCCTTTGCTGCATCCAGGTTGTTTTCTTTTATCACGCGAGTAAACAGCTCAGGGTTCGGCTTTTTTACCTTTTCTTTATGAGAGTAGTAGCATTTGGTAAATAAATCATCAAAAGAATTCAGGCCGCTCACCTCTTTAAGTTTACGCTCCACTTCACGCATATGAATGCTGTTGGTATTGCTCAGCAGAT
This is a stretch of genomic DNA from Roseivirga sp. BDSF3-8. It encodes these proteins:
- a CDS encoding site-2 protease family protein codes for the protein MNPNLKQALLHITLLIVTFLTTTLAGVFWIHSKILFTMPISYEEFLDGMAFSVPFLGILAIHEAGHYLTARRNGVKTSLPYFIPFIPIFLGTMGAFIRIKQRIQSRREYFDIGIAGPLAGFVIAIGVLYYGYSHLPTYDYIYDIHPEYVGQGSTLEESIEAVSTDSTTSFKFGKNLTMLFFEKVVADPDRLPPAAEMSHYPWLMAGFWALFFTALNLLPIGQLDGGHILYGLIGLRKHKMVAGTLYVGLLFYSGLGLISPFLPPVELLFNALLYLGFLYVCLFSFTQDKQKRLFVAAAIFAAQFTIKAFYPAVEGFTGWLLFAFLIGRVIGVGHPPVKHDEPLSPARQVLGWIALIVFVICFTPVPISLQ